One genomic window of Vibrio ziniensis includes the following:
- a CDS encoding DUF2786 domain-containing protein, with protein MDKKKALKKIAKCLELGNSANVNEAANAIKMAHRLMLKYGLDKDDIEFIKLGKTQSSHLLPASISSGILRIIRGINTKFGVEAVLINHKGLKRVEFIGEADRAIFAAFAFDIVYREMNEHTGQFRNSFAGSGTSTPEVNRRVSSFVSGWIEGALEKLPVISPDEDSANKINDYIDKEFKNIDRETFKQQLREAMKNLTADYEVGLKKGRRVSVNRPINGAQAPKLLK; from the coding sequence ATTGATAAAAAGAAAGCCCTGAAAAAGATCGCCAAGTGTTTAGAACTTGGTAACTCAGCAAACGTCAACGAAGCCGCCAATGCAATTAAAATGGCGCACCGTTTAATGCTGAAATATGGCCTCGATAAAGATGATATCGAGTTCATTAAACTAGGCAAAACCCAATCGAGCCATTTACTGCCAGCATCTATTAGCTCAGGTATTTTGCGCATCATTCGTGGCATCAATACCAAATTTGGTGTCGAAGCAGTACTTATCAACCACAAAGGCTTAAAACGCGTAGAGTTCATTGGTGAAGCCGATCGCGCCATCTTTGCCGCTTTTGCTTTTGATATTGTGTACAGAGAAATGAATGAGCACACTGGTCAGTTCCGTAACAGCTTTGCTGGAAGTGGCACATCAACACCGGAGGTGAACCGTCGAGTCAGCTCATTTGTTTCCGGGTGGATTGAAGGTGCGTTAGAAAAGCTACCTGTTATCTCCCCAGATGAAGATTCTGCGAATAAAATTAACGATTATATTGATAAAGAGTTCAAGAATATCGATCGCGAAACCTTTAAACAGCAACTCCGTGAAGCAATGAAAAATCTGACTGCAGACTACGAAGTCGGTCTGAAGAAAGGTCGCAGAGTTTCTGTAAACCGTCCAATTAATGGCGCTCAAGCACCTAAACTATTGAAGTAA
- a CDS encoding DUF3581 domain-containing protein, whose product MYLTPYFSSQDKKFQFTREQASHFAKKVAGDYNPIHDEDSKRFCVPGDLLFAVLLQQEGISKKMRFKFSGMVNDGVSLHIENKCDKESAVVDEAGKEYLHMSREGEVSHDSAFIEHVVTNYVQFSGMNFPHIMVPLMEEQQMMINPQRPLVIYESMEVEFDRLDMTHPEVEYTGATFDVDGKRGLVTMTFAFKEEGIVVGHGVKRMVASGLKPYEQSEIDDLVNRFNERKETFLAQIAS is encoded by the coding sequence ATGTATCTAACTCCATACTTCTCAAGCCAAGATAAAAAATTCCAATTCACTCGCGAGCAAGCTAGCCATTTTGCGAAAAAAGTGGCGGGTGACTACAACCCAATTCACGATGAAGACAGCAAACGCTTCTGCGTACCAGGCGACCTATTGTTCGCAGTATTGCTACAGCAAGAAGGCATCAGCAAAAAAATGCGCTTCAAGTTTTCTGGCATGGTGAACGACGGGGTTTCTCTGCACATTGAAAACAAATGTGACAAAGAGAGCGCGGTAGTTGATGAAGCAGGTAAAGAATATCTGCATATGAGCCGTGAAGGTGAAGTTAGCCACGACAGCGCATTCATTGAACACGTAGTTACAAACTATGTGCAGTTCTCTGGTATGAACTTCCCTCACATCATGGTTCCGCTAATGGAAGAGCAACAGATGATGATTAACCCTCAGCGTCCATTGGTGATCTATGAGAGCATGGAAGTCGAGTTCGATCGTCTAGACATGACGCACCCAGAAGTTGAATACACAGGTGCAACGTTCGATGTGGATGGGAAACGTGGCCTAGTTACTATGACCTTTGCATTCAAAGAAGAAGGCATCGTTGTGGGTCACGGCGTAAAACGTATGGTGGCAAGCGGTTTGAAACCTTACGAACAAAGTGAAATTGATGACTTGGTGAACCGCTTTAATGAACGTAAAGAAACGTTCCTAGCCCAAATCGCATCTTAA
- a CDS encoding J domain-containing protein, whose amino-acid sequence MTELQQKANSNDPVAQYQLALNYQTGKGVPQNLSEAFYWFQLAADNNQPQAMFQLAKMYLQGHGTAVNLPEGIYWLTKLATQGDAKAQFELGELYQDLNDSPTPPAMAEIWFRSASELLPQAEQAYSKLLEDKFNQQRAKQVSAIQELDEEVRNQEEFLTLPSNLDFDKLNWAYVVILSSIALLLIVASIYQRQKKQRVDTDALDLLTEQQQLQQKLTESNAVIKKQKRQLETLYNELKKSQKTQMTTAQDQKYQLACALFGYLPNQVPDEKTIKVRYKQLSKIYHPDMKGSDDEMKRLNGALKTILNTVNS is encoded by the coding sequence ATGACAGAGTTGCAACAAAAAGCAAATAGCAACGACCCTGTCGCGCAATATCAATTAGCTCTGAATTACCAAACGGGTAAAGGGGTCCCCCAAAATCTAAGCGAAGCTTTCTACTGGTTTCAGCTAGCTGCCGATAACAACCAGCCTCAAGCTATGTTCCAACTGGCTAAAATGTACTTACAAGGCCATGGCACTGCAGTAAACCTCCCTGAAGGCATTTACTGGCTAACAAAGCTGGCAACACAAGGCGATGCTAAGGCACAGTTTGAATTAGGCGAGCTGTATCAGGATCTGAATGACTCACCTACTCCTCCAGCAATGGCTGAAATTTGGTTTCGTAGTGCTTCAGAATTACTGCCACAAGCCGAACAAGCCTATTCGAAATTACTTGAAGACAAGTTCAATCAGCAAAGGGCAAAACAGGTTTCAGCTATTCAAGAGTTGGATGAAGAAGTCAGGAATCAGGAAGAATTTTTAACTCTGCCTTCCAATTTAGATTTCGATAAATTGAATTGGGCTTATGTCGTTATTTTATCTTCCATCGCTCTTCTACTTATAGTTGCCTCAATCTACCAGAGACAGAAAAAGCAAAGAGTAGATACTGACGCTTTAGATCTGCTAACGGAACAGCAGCAATTACAGCAGAAGCTGACCGAGAGTAACGCTGTAATCAAAAAGCAGAAAAGGCAGCTCGAGACTCTTTACAACGAACTCAAAAAGTCACAAAAAACCCAAATGACTACCGCTCAAGATCAGAAATATCAGTTAGCTTGTGCGCTATTCGGCTACCTCCCTAACCAAGTGCCTGATGAGAAAACAATCAAAGTTCGCTATAAGCAATTATCGAAAATATATCATCCGGATATGAAAGGTAGCGATGACGAAATGAAGCGGCTAAATGGAGCTCTCAAAACCATCCTAAACACTGTTAACAGTTAG
- a CDS encoding DUF3334 family protein has translation MRKNKIVTTEDILLKLCQSVSSVLTSATNSNISYSAMVQKINKTSLKPDFGCFVLFDGGFSGLVVINFTAKAALEVYTNYMRSMGMPEEELAILHTSDEVGDVLGELMNQLVGDFTNKIRKELQTNITQNQPKMLSLNKQVILSVDTNLDRPQVRRVTFSTEKNNIFYLELAMDKTEFIQLEDFEVNEDESPDTILENAQKGMTAPKDTKQDEDLASDLLNELGL, from the coding sequence ATGAGAAAAAACAAAATCGTAACTACGGAAGATATCCTGCTAAAGCTGTGTCAATCCGTCTCTTCGGTGCTCACTTCAGCCACCAATTCCAACATTAGCTACTCAGCAATGGTCCAGAAAATAAACAAAACTTCTCTTAAACCTGATTTTGGTTGTTTCGTTCTATTTGACGGTGGATTTTCGGGTTTAGTTGTTATCAACTTTACTGCAAAAGCGGCACTTGAGGTTTACACCAACTACATGCGCAGTATGGGTATGCCAGAAGAAGAGCTAGCTATTCTGCATACCTCTGATGAAGTGGGAGATGTTCTAGGTGAACTCATGAACCAATTGGTGGGTGATTTCACCAATAAAATCCGTAAAGAACTTCAAACCAACATTACGCAAAACCAACCCAAAATGTTGTCTCTCAATAAACAAGTCATTCTATCGGTAGATACCAATCTTGACCGCCCTCAAGTACGACGAGTAACTTTCTCTACTGAGAAAAACAACATCTTTTACTTAGAACTTGCCATGGATAAAACTGAATTTATCCAACTTGAAGATTTCGAAGTAAATGAAGATGAGAGCCCAGATACGATTTTAGAAAATGCTCAAAAAGGAATGACAGCACCAAAAGATACTAAACAAGACGAAGACTTAGCGTCAGACCTATTGAACGAACTCGGTTTATAA
- the hutH gene encoding histidine ammonia-lyase codes for MLNLVIKPGTLTLNQLRQVSRSPVLLSLDPEAIPGIERSTKVVEQVIAEGRTVYGINTGFGLLANTKIAPEDLETLQRSIVLSHAAGIGKFMSDETVRLMMVLKINSLARGFSGIRLEVLEALMSLVNHQVYPCVPQKGSVGASGDLAPLAHMSTVLLGEGQARHNGEIISGLEALKIAGLSPITLAPKEGLALLNGTQASTAFALEGLFMAEDLFASATVCGAMSVEAALGSRRPFDHRIHEVRGHKGQIDAAAAYRHLLDETSDIGHSHTSCEKVQDPYSLRCQPQVMGACLTQIRNAADILETEANSVSDNPLVFAEDGDIISGGNFHAEPVAMAADNLALAIAEIGSLSERRMALLIDSALSKLPPFLVDNGGVNSGFMIAQVTAAALASENKTLAHPASVDSLPTSANQEDHVSMATFAGRRLRDMSENTRGILAVEYLSSAQGLDFRAPNKSSARVEEAKQILREKVPFYDKDRYFAPDIEQANTLLKLAVHNHLMPANMLPSV; via the coding sequence ATGTTAAATTTAGTCATTAAACCGGGCACACTAACGCTAAACCAACTGCGTCAAGTTAGCCGTTCACCTGTGCTTCTGTCCCTAGATCCAGAAGCAATCCCAGGCATCGAGCGCAGCACAAAAGTAGTTGAGCAAGTGATTGCGGAAGGTCGTACAGTTTACGGTATCAACACAGGTTTTGGCTTATTAGCCAACACCAAGATTGCCCCTGAAGATCTAGAAACACTGCAAAGAAGTATCGTGCTTTCTCATGCGGCAGGTATCGGTAAATTCATGTCAGACGAAACGGTACGTCTGATGATGGTTCTAAAAATCAATAGTTTAGCACGCGGCTTCTCTGGCATTCGTTTAGAAGTTCTGGAAGCACTAATGTCACTGGTTAACCACCAAGTTTACCCATGTGTTCCTCAAAAAGGTTCAGTAGGTGCATCAGGTGACCTAGCGCCGCTTGCTCATATGAGCACGGTTCTTCTAGGTGAAGGTCAAGCGCGCCACAACGGCGAAATTATCTCTGGTCTCGAAGCATTGAAGATTGCAGGTTTGTCTCCAATCACGCTTGCGCCGAAAGAAGGTCTTGCTCTGCTAAACGGTACGCAAGCTTCTACAGCATTTGCTCTAGAAGGTCTATTTATGGCTGAAGACCTATTCGCATCCGCAACAGTATGTGGTGCGATGTCGGTTGAAGCAGCGCTAGGCAGCCGTCGTCCATTTGACCACCGTATCCATGAAGTTCGTGGTCACAAAGGTCAAATCGATGCAGCAGCGGCTTACCGCCACCTATTGGACGAAACCAGTGATATCGGTCATTCACACACCTCATGTGAAAAAGTACAAGACCCATACTCATTGCGTTGTCAGCCACAGGTTATGGGTGCATGTTTGACTCAAATTCGTAATGCGGCAGATATTCTGGAAACTGAGGCAAACTCAGTGTCGGATAACCCACTAGTATTTGCTGAAGATGGCGACATCATCTCTGGTGGTAACTTCCACGCAGAACCAGTAGCTATGGCGGCTGACAACCTAGCACTTGCTATTGCGGAAATTGGCAGCTTATCTGAGCGTCGTATGGCTCTGCTTATCGACAGCGCACTGAGCAAACTGCCACCATTCCTTGTCGACAACGGCGGTGTAAACTCTGGCTTTATGATTGCTCAGGTTACTGCAGCAGCACTAGCAAGTGAGAACAAAACTCTGGCTCACCCAGCGTCTGTAGACAGTTTGCCAACATCAGCAAACCAAGAAGACCACGTATCGATGGCAACCTTCGCAGGGCGTCGTCTACGTGATATGAGCGAAAACACACGCGGTATCTTGGCAGTGGAATATTTATCATCTGCTCAAGGTTTGGATTTCCGTGCTCCGAACAAATCTTCAGCTCGTGTTGAAGAAGCGAAGCAAATCCTGCGTGAAAAAGTACCGTTCTATGATAAAGACCGTTACTTCGCCCCAGACATTGAACAAGCGAACACACTGCTTAAACTGGCGGTTCACAACCATCTAATGCCAGCTAACATGTTGCCAAGTGTTTAA
- a CDS encoding methyltransferase family protein: MHRLELKIPPVAVFVIAMVLINRFAHIFTFAHVPLPYVGLVWSVCFVLAGFIGIAGIYEFRKAKTTVNPTKPHEASTIVESGIFHYSRNPMYLGLLLLLIGFAYWQQNILSLLTCFAFVWYINRFQIQPEERTLTQIFGQPYIAYKARVRRWL, translated from the coding sequence ATGCATCGACTGGAGTTGAAAATCCCACCTGTAGCTGTGTTTGTCATCGCGATGGTGTTGATTAATCGTTTTGCACATATCTTTACCTTTGCACACGTGCCACTTCCCTATGTCGGGTTGGTTTGGAGTGTATGCTTCGTGCTCGCCGGTTTTATCGGCATTGCTGGCATTTATGAGTTTCGTAAGGCCAAAACTACCGTGAATCCAACCAAACCACACGAAGCGTCTACCATCGTTGAGAGCGGTATTTTCCACTATTCACGTAATCCGATGTATCTAGGATTGCTGCTGCTTTTGATTGGTTTCGCATACTGGCAACAAAATATATTGAGTTTGCTAACTTGCTTCGCGTTCGTTTGGTATATAAATCGCTTTCAGATACAACCCGAGGAAAGAACATTAACTCAGATTTTTGGTCAGCCGTATATTGCTTACAAAGCTCGTGTTAGACGTTGGCTATAG
- the ydiJ gene encoding D-2-hydroxyglutarate dehydrogenase YdiJ — protein sequence MLPRLHLQSDVDPVVLTFLHELEAAGFTGDIETQYSSRLAVATDNSVYQQLPQAVILPKSTEDVALIGKISSKPEFERVTFSPRGGGTGTNGQALTKGVVVDLSRYMNQILEINAEEGWVRVQSGVIKDQLNDAVRPYGYFFSPDLSTSNRATIGGMVNTDASGQGSLKYGKTSDHVLSLQAVFADGSILETDMSHGTPDEGNYAFKAMKVTEAVCRDKRQQIIDKFPPLNRFLTGYDLKNAISDETGEFNITRVLCGAEGSLAFITEAKLNLTRIPKARTLVNVKYDSFDSALRNAPLMVEANALSVETVDSKVLNLAKEDIVWHSVSDLITDVPGKEMQGINIVEYADQDEKAVEELVAKLTASLDVALANQQSGIIGYQVCTDLASINRIYNMRKKAVGLLGAAKGRAKPVPFTEDTCVPPENLADFIAEFRELLDSKQLAYGMFGHVDAGVLHVRPALDMCDPKQELMMHEISDEVVKLVAKYGGLMWGEHGKGFRSEYGPAFFGEELFTELRRVKEAFDPHNKMNPGKICTPLNTNFELVKVSDRKRGYYDRQIDVQVRDSFKQAMECNGNGLCFNYETSSPMCPSMKVTADRRHSPKGRAGLVREWLRQLTEQGIDILDLEQQTLTKTPTIKTMIDRIRNRINQRHEYDFSHEVYEAMNGCLACKACASQCPIKVDVPSFRSRFLNIYHSRYQRPVKDYLVANIETMLPLMGKAPKLVNGMLEQKWVQSLTAKTVGYVDAPLLTVPTLAQRTRRHPVASFDMQYLAGISKEEREQHVIIVQDPFTSYYDADVVEDFIALAIKLGKKPVLLPFKPNGKAQHIKGFLKQFKATAESTAAFLEKVADLEIPMVGVDPALVLCYRDEYAEVLGDKRGDFSVLTVHEWMKPRLSEFATSDNTNGEAWYLLAHCTEKTKLPNAEKEWGEIFAHFGGLLKTVPVGCCGMAGTFGHELDKLQMSKDIYGLSWKPSLETLPKERCLITGYSCRSQVKRFEHVKPKHPLQALLQLI from the coding sequence ATGTTACCAAGACTTCACCTTCAATCTGATGTCGATCCGGTTGTTTTAACGTTTTTACATGAACTAGAAGCTGCCGGTTTTACTGGCGATATCGAAACCCAATATTCAAGCCGTTTGGCAGTAGCCACTGATAACAGTGTATACCAACAACTTCCACAAGCAGTGATTTTGCCTAAATCTACGGAAGATGTAGCTCTAATCGGAAAAATAAGTTCTAAACCAGAATTTGAGCGAGTGACTTTCTCTCCTCGCGGTGGTGGTACCGGTACAAACGGTCAGGCGCTGACGAAAGGCGTTGTGGTCGACCTCTCTCGTTACATGAACCAAATTCTTGAAATTAATGCCGAAGAGGGCTGGGTTCGTGTGCAAAGTGGTGTGATTAAAGATCAACTCAATGACGCGGTTCGCCCATACGGCTATTTCTTCTCGCCTGATCTTTCAACCAGTAACCGTGCAACTATCGGCGGTATGGTGAATACTGACGCCTCTGGTCAGGGTTCACTGAAATACGGTAAAACTTCTGATCACGTTTTGTCTCTGCAAGCGGTATTCGCTGATGGTTCGATTCTCGAAACAGACATGTCACATGGTACGCCAGATGAAGGCAACTATGCTTTTAAAGCCATGAAGGTGACTGAAGCTGTATGTCGTGATAAACGTCAGCAGATTATTGATAAGTTTCCGCCTCTTAACCGTTTCCTTACTGGCTATGACCTGAAAAATGCTATCAGCGATGAGACTGGCGAGTTCAACATTACACGTGTGTTGTGTGGTGCTGAAGGTTCATTGGCGTTTATCACTGAAGCAAAGCTTAACCTGACTCGTATTCCTAAAGCGCGTACCTTAGTAAACGTAAAATACGACAGCTTTGATTCTGCATTGCGTAATGCGCCACTAATGGTTGAAGCCAATGCTCTGTCTGTTGAAACTGTTGACTCTAAAGTTCTTAACCTTGCTAAAGAAGATATCGTGTGGCACAGCGTTAGTGACCTGATTACCGATGTCCCTGGCAAAGAGATGCAAGGTATCAACATCGTTGAATACGCCGATCAGGATGAAAAAGCAGTTGAAGAGTTAGTTGCGAAACTGACTGCCAGTTTAGATGTAGCTTTAGCCAATCAGCAAAGCGGTATTATCGGCTATCAAGTGTGTACTGACTTAGCCAGCATCAACCGTATTTACAACATGCGTAAGAAAGCTGTTGGTCTGTTGGGTGCTGCTAAAGGGCGTGCTAAACCTGTACCATTTACGGAAGATACTTGTGTTCCGCCAGAAAACTTAGCTGACTTTATTGCTGAATTCCGTGAACTACTCGATTCGAAACAACTTGCTTATGGCATGTTTGGTCACGTGGACGCAGGTGTGTTGCACGTTCGCCCAGCATTAGATATGTGTGATCCTAAGCAAGAGCTGATGATGCACGAAATATCGGATGAAGTGGTCAAGCTGGTGGCTAAATATGGCGGTTTGATGTGGGGTGAGCACGGTAAAGGTTTCCGCTCTGAGTATGGCCCGGCATTCTTTGGTGAAGAACTGTTTACTGAACTGCGCCGCGTAAAAGAAGCTTTTGACCCACACAACAAGATGAACCCGGGTAAAATCTGTACGCCGCTAAATACCAATTTTGAACTGGTTAAAGTTTCAGACAGAAAGCGCGGCTATTACGATCGCCAAATCGATGTGCAAGTTCGTGACAGCTTCAAACAAGCCATGGAATGTAACGGCAATGGCTTGTGTTTCAACTACGAAACCAGTTCTCCAATGTGCCCATCGATGAAAGTGACCGCTGACCGTCGTCACTCGCCGAAAGGGCGTGCTGGGCTGGTGCGTGAATGGCTGCGTCAACTGACAGAGCAGGGCATTGATATTCTGGATTTGGAACAGCAAACCCTGACTAAGACGCCGACGATCAAAACCATGATTGACCGAATTCGCAACCGTATTAATCAACGTCATGAGTATGATTTCTCTCATGAAGTCTATGAAGCGATGAATGGCTGTTTAGCATGTAAAGCGTGTGCGAGTCAGTGTCCAATTAAAGTTGACGTACCGAGCTTCCGTTCACGTTTCCTAAATATCTATCACTCGCGCTACCAGCGCCCTGTGAAAGATTATTTAGTCGCGAATATTGAAACCATGCTGCCATTGATGGGTAAAGCGCCGAAGTTAGTTAACGGTATGCTGGAACAAAAATGGGTTCAAAGCTTAACAGCGAAAACCGTTGGCTACGTTGATGCACCTTTGCTGACAGTGCCTACGCTTGCTCAGCGTACACGTCGTCACCCTGTAGCAAGTTTTGATATGCAGTATTTGGCTGGTATCTCGAAAGAAGAACGTGAACAGCATGTCATCATCGTTCAGGACCCGTTCACCAGCTACTATGATGCCGATGTAGTAGAAGATTTTATCGCTTTAGCAATCAAACTGGGTAAAAAACCGGTGTTGTTGCCGTTTAAGCCAAACGGTAAGGCGCAACACATCAAAGGTTTCTTGAAGCAGTTTAAAGCCACCGCTGAAAGCACCGCCGCTTTCCTAGAAAAAGTCGCTGATCTTGAAATACCTATGGTTGGCGTTGATCCGGCTTTGGTACTTTGCTATCGCGATGAATACGCAGAAGTGCTTGGCGACAAGCGTGGAGATTTCTCCGTGTTAACGGTTCATGAATGGATGAAACCGCGTTTGTCCGAGTTTGCTACTTCAGATAACACAAATGGTGAAGCGTGGTACCTACTGGCTCACTGTACTGAAAAGACCAAACTACCGAATGCTGAAAAAGAGTGGGGTGAAATTTTTGCTCACTTTGGTGGATTGCTAAAAACTGTACCTGTTGGCTGTTGTGGTATGGCAGGTACTTTTGGACACGAGCTTGATAAGCTGCAAATGTCGAAAGATATTTATGGTCTGAGCTGGAAACCAAGTTTGGAAACACTGCCGAAAGAACGTTGTTTGATTACCGGCTACTCTTGTCGTAGTCAGGTAAAGCGTTTTGAGCATGTTAAGCCTAAACATCCATTACAAGCGTTATTGCAGTTAATCTGA
- a CDS encoding OmpA family protein, producing MKKITLALAVAIALSGCQATQRQNATTGETETNSATKGALIGALAGVAAGLATGDDAKERRKYALIGAAGGAAVGGGVGYYFDQQEAALRKELLNSGVQVERVGDNQLLLRLENGIGFSSNSHQLDSSIHNTLRGVARILVEYPDTSLVIDGHTDSTGSDSTNQILSERRAESVRSFLISQGVTTGRAIARGNGERYPLCSNSTVEGRACNRRVEIQILPLK from the coding sequence TTGAAAAAAATCACATTAGCCCTAGCAGTGGCAATTGCATTATCTGGCTGTCAGGCAACTCAGCGCCAAAATGCTACGACTGGTGAAACTGAAACTAACTCTGCAACTAAAGGTGCTTTAATTGGAGCTCTAGCAGGTGTTGCCGCTGGTCTAGCAACTGGCGATGATGCAAAAGAGCGTCGTAAATATGCACTAATTGGAGCTGCAGGCGGTGCGGCTGTTGGTGGGGGTGTTGGTTACTACTTTGATCAACAAGAAGCAGCTCTGCGTAAAGAACTTTTAAACTCCGGCGTTCAAGTAGAACGTGTTGGTGATAACCAACTCCTTCTTCGTCTTGAAAACGGTATCGGCTTCTCAAGTAACTCACATCAACTTGATTCAAGTATCCACAATACGCTACGTGGCGTTGCTCGTATTCTTGTTGAATACCCTGATACGAGTCTAGTCATTGATGGTCATACCGATAGCACAGGCAGCGACAGCACCAACCAAATCCTATCTGAGCGTCGTGCTGAATCTGTTCGCTCATTCTTAATATCTCAAGGTGTGACAACTGGCCGAGCTATTGCTCGTGGAAACGGTGAGCGCTACCCACTTTGCTCAAACAGTACTGTTGAAGGTCGAGCGTGTAACCGACGCGTTGAGATCCAGATCCTACCGCTAAAATAA
- a CDS encoding GGDEF domain-containing protein has translation MSKFQTVLLLIVCLISSGSMAKHKTTYLVGTECDDFTTKLLFDSVSAESDVRFEYINFDSFSDALNAVSRGYVDFLSNVTFIEERTTTLDFSLPVSIEYVYLFTVDKPELDEISKLAVPMNTTIRKTIAEEFPNIEFVEYQNIEDAIAMLNLRQIDGVVDGLNHLENMVLSGFNAYLFNDHLSLHPVSIVTPKGKNQSLLKLIELHAHTAEFQRHFRESIEQYQLLIRKEALRKQVIASGIDVRYPLKVKLENIKLFVNYYPDGHVDGITADILYEVCDLLQIDCQLVSDEQESWSSMYESMLAKEIDVLSPLAITEQRKELFNFSDEYYSPEAILVKRKNYKDGVYRSISEMFVENIGVVEGNFFESLLQTMLPEKELHYYPTQKDLLMGLLNGEVDYIALTRAAFHDKLRRSKNVLAITEDTDVGVFYSYELGFGFQKDEKGRVLSELFSKALNLINEKSIIKKYDYPPDWYTTIQAQKKISRNSIVRFLFIIAILISVVFVFHRRSTTDELTRLRNRLALYKKYGSLFPNSKVLVYLDINKFKDINDNYGHRVGDKVLKQLGHNISRFWIGDAYRIGGDEFVLVTSRDVQQTERMLEGIKEFGFYEANSETNLLVSVSTGMAFDFEKNLPLDNVLNIADQSMYQSKHRFRYGDRRQ, from the coding sequence ATGTCTAAGTTTCAAACCGTTTTATTGTTGATTGTTTGCCTGATCAGTTCTGGCTCGATGGCAAAGCATAAAACCACCTACCTTGTGGGCACGGAATGCGATGATTTCACGACCAAGCTTTTGTTTGACTCTGTGTCAGCAGAGAGTGATGTAAGGTTTGAATACATCAATTTTGATAGTTTCTCCGATGCGCTAAATGCTGTAAGCCGAGGCTATGTTGATTTTCTCTCTAATGTCACTTTCATTGAAGAGCGAACAACCACATTAGATTTTTCTTTGCCAGTCAGTATTGAATATGTGTATCTGTTCACCGTAGATAAGCCGGAACTTGATGAAATATCGAAACTCGCCGTGCCAATGAACACGACGATAAGAAAAACTATCGCTGAAGAGTTTCCCAATATTGAATTTGTCGAGTATCAAAACATTGAAGATGCCATTGCGATGCTTAACTTACGGCAAATTGATGGAGTTGTTGATGGATTAAACCATTTGGAGAATATGGTTCTATCAGGCTTCAATGCGTATCTTTTTAATGACCATCTATCGTTACATCCCGTATCGATCGTGACGCCTAAAGGTAAGAACCAAAGTCTTCTAAAACTCATAGAACTACACGCACATACCGCGGAATTCCAGCGTCACTTTCGAGAATCCATCGAGCAGTATCAACTATTGATAAGAAAAGAGGCTCTGCGCAAACAAGTTATCGCAAGTGGCATTGATGTGAGATATCCACTTAAGGTGAAGTTGGAAAACATAAAGCTGTTCGTGAACTATTATCCGGATGGTCATGTTGATGGAATCACCGCAGACATCCTTTATGAAGTGTGTGATCTATTACAGATTGATTGTCAGCTTGTCAGTGACGAGCAGGAATCTTGGAGTAGCATGTATGAAAGCATGTTGGCAAAAGAAATAGATGTGTTGTCACCACTTGCGATCACAGAGCAGCGCAAAGAATTGTTCAATTTCAGTGATGAGTATTACAGCCCTGAAGCGATTCTTGTTAAAAGAAAAAATTATAAAGATGGTGTTTATCGTTCGATTTCAGAAATGTTTGTCGAAAACATTGGTGTTGTTGAGGGCAACTTCTTTGAATCATTGCTTCAAACCATGTTACCCGAGAAAGAGCTTCATTATTATCCTACCCAGAAAGATCTGCTAATGGGACTGCTTAATGGCGAAGTTGATTATATCGCATTAACTCGAGCTGCGTTTCATGACAAGCTGCGACGCTCAAAAAATGTCCTGGCCATAACAGAAGATACTGATGTCGGGGTGTTTTATTCGTATGAACTTGGATTTGGATTTCAGAAAGATGAAAAGGGCAGAGTGTTGTCTGAACTCTTTTCGAAAGCGCTCAATTTAATCAATGAAAAGAGCATCATAAAAAAATACGACTATCCACCAGACTGGTATACAACGATACAAGCCCAAAAGAAAATAAGCAGAAACAGTATTGTTCGATTTTTATTTATTATCGCCATTCTCATTTCTGTAGTATTTGTTTTCCATCGTCGTTCTACCACTGACGAATTGACTCGATTGAGAAACCGATTAGCGTTGTATAAGAAATATGGGAGCCTGTTTCCTAACAGCAAAGTTCTTGTGTACCTCGATATCAATAAATTCAAAGATATAAATGATAATTACGGGCATCGAGTTGGAGACAAAGTGTTGAAGCAACTTGGACACAATATTAGCCGTTTTTGGATAGGGGATGCCTACCGAATCGGTGGTGATGAATTCGTGTTGGTTACTAGTCGTGATGTGCAGCAAACAGAACGAATGCTTGAGGGCATTAAAGAGTTTGGCTTCTATGAAGCGAACAGCGAGACTAATTTGTTGGTGAGTGTTTCAACGGGGATGGCTTTTGATTTCGAGAAAAACCTTCCCCTGGATAATGTGCTAAATATTGCTGATCAGTCTATGTATCAATCTAAACACAGGTTTAGGTATGGGGATAGACGACAGTAG